The Nyctibius grandis isolate bNycGra1 chromosome 3, bNycGra1.pri, whole genome shotgun sequence genome window below encodes:
- the TIMM21 gene encoding mitochondrial import inner membrane translocase subunit Tim21 → MLPASLARAGQPGQRLRGSLGRWLLAPPGWARPGPGPGPCLRWWHQPPRRELAPLLRAARRSIGTRTGGLRAEKPGDSSEHLPVQRGRKEETLQSAARKVKEAGRDFTYFIVVLVGIGVTGGLFYVIFKELFSSSSPSKIYGDALEKCRSHPEIIGVFGEPIKGYGEATRRGRRQLVSHIEYVKDGLKHMRLKFYIEGSEPGKRGTVHVEVKENPESRRFEVRYIFVDVDTYPRRTIVIEDNR, encoded by the exons ATGCTGCCCGCCTCCCTTGCGCGGGCCGGGCAGCCCGGCCAGCGGCTGCGGGGCTCCCTGGGGAGGTGGCTGCTCGCTCCCCCCGGCTGggcgcggccggggccggggccggggccctGCCTGAGGTGGTGGCACCAGCCGCCCCGCAGGGAGCTCGCCCCGCTGCTGCGGGCCGCCCGGCGGAGTATCGGGACGCGAACGGGGGGGCTGCGAGCGGAAAAGCCCGGCGATAGCAGCGAACATCTGCCCGTGCAGAGGGGGCGGAAGGAAGAAACTCTGCAGTCGGCTGCTCGGAAAG tgAAAGAAGCTGGAAGAGACTTTACCTACTTTATTGTGGTGCTTGTTGGAATTGGTGTTacag GTGGTTTGTTCTATGTGATTTTTAAAGAGCTATTCTCTTCTTCTAGTCCAAGTAAAATCTATGGAGATGCCTTGGAGAAATGCAGATCTCACCCTGAG ATAATTGGTGTTTTTGGTGAACCTATTAAAGGTTATGGGGAGGCAACAAGAAGAGGAAGACGACAGCTTGTCAG TCACATTGAATACGTAAAGGATGGACTGAAACATATGCGTTTGAAGTTCTATATTGAGGGCTCTGAACCAGGGAAGAGGGGAACAGTCCACGTGGAAGTCAAAGAG AATCCTGAGAGCAGAAGATTTGAGGTCCGCTACATATTTGTGGATGTTGACACCTATCCTAGAAGAACCATTGTCATAGAAGACAACAGATAG